One Aegilops tauschii subsp. strangulata cultivar AL8/78 chromosome 7, Aet v6.0, whole genome shotgun sequence genomic window carries:
- the LOC109786645 gene encoding large ribosomal RNA subunit accumulation protein YCED homolog 1, chloroplastic, translated as MVYYPLAAAVRCHCPPLLHPRRAPPATAATPLRRRPLQLRPLTSSPGLRTRGRRHAVDPEDDGGEDDGFLTLDLEDFEGFADGDGEEEGPSPWEGAVVYRRDASAQHVEYATTLERLGLADLSSPHSRAHAAAMGIMPPSKPRRGAGDAPAPATTPVLVSVDVARRRGRLRLDGILRTVITLGCYRCAEPAAEGVFANFSLLLTEDPVEEPDVVDLGTIYEEDRTKFPSITGSEDENDEDIDWDDRLHFPAGEKEIDISKNLRDIIHLEITLDAFCSSTCKGLCLVCGANLNTSSCSCSTEEPQAKDARRPGTLKDLLKPMQRRL; from the exons ATGGTGTATTatccgctcgccgccgccgtgcgcTGCCACTGCCCGCCCCTCCTCCACCCCCGCCGCGCCCCGCCGGCGACGGCGGCCACCCCGCTCCGTCGCCGCCCCCTCCAGCTCCGTCCCCTCACATCCTCGCCCGGACTGCGGACCCGTGGCCGCCGCCACGCCGTCGACCCCGAGGACGACGGCGGGGAAGACGACGGCTTCCTCACCCTCGACCTGGAGGACTTCGAGGGGTTCGCCGACGGGGACGGGGAGGAGGAGGGGCCGTCGCCGTGGGAGGGGGCCGTGGTGTACCGGCGCGACGCGTCGGCGCAGCACGTCGAGTATGCCACCACCCTGGAGCGCCTCGGCCTGGCCGACCTCTCGTCCCCGCACTCCCGCGCGCACGCCGCCGCCATGGGCATCATGCCCCCCTCCAAGCCGCGCCGCGGCGCCGGGGACGCGCCCGCGCCCGCGACGACGCCCGTGCTCGTCTCCGTCGACGTCGCCCGGCGCCGCGGCCGGCTCCGGCTCGACGGCATCCTGCGCACCGTCATCACCCTCGGCTGCTACCG GTGTGCCGAGCCAGCTGCCGAAGGCGTATTCGCGAATTTCTCTCTCCTGCTGACAGAAGACCCGGTGGAGGAACCCGACGTGGTCGACCTCGGCACCATATATGAAGAAGACAGAACCAAATTCCCTTCGATAACTGGCAGCGAGGACGAGAACGATGAAGATATAGACTGGGATGACCGCCTGCATTTCCCGGCCGGGGAGAAGGAGATCGACATCTCGAAGAACCTTCGGGACATCATCCACCTGGAGATAACGCTGGACGCCTTCTGCAGCAGCACCTGCAAGGGCCTGTGCCTCGTCTGCGGCGCAAACCTCAACACGAGCAGCTGCAGCTGCAGCACGGAGGAGCCGCAGGCCAAGGACGCCAGGCGTCCGGGAACCCTCAAAGACCTGCTGAAGCCTATGCAGAGAAGATTATGA
- the LOC109786643 gene encoding patatin-like protein 2: MPAMQVPEQSTGPVNLLSPGRASSSPPTSPPPRHGRLVTVLSIDGGGVRGIIPGTILAFLEKKLQEFDGPDKRIADYFDVVAGTSTGGLVAAMLTAPNAEGRPLFAAKDINKFYLEHCPNIFPAVCKGPLGLFKSMMGPKYNGEHLHSVVKELLGDTRVSQTLKSIVIPTFDIKLLQPTIFSTYDARRDVSKDALLSDVCISTSAAPTYLPGHHFETKHENGKTRAFNLIDGGVAANNPTLVAMTHVSKQILMKNRHFFPVKPAEYGKFMVLSLGTGTAKVEEKFDAAKCSKWGLLGWLYKGGTTPIIDSFSQASADLVDIQASVLFQALHCDYDRRYLRIQDDELTGETASVDVSTMENLKRLIDVGKALLKRQVCKVNIETGKNEPDLERGTNEEELTHFARVLSEERKARSTCGGGFET; encoded by the exons ATGCCGGCCATGCAAGTGCCGGAGCAGAGCACCGGGCCCGTGAACCTGCTGAGCCCGGGCCGCGCTTCGTCGTCGCCGCCcacctccccgccgccgcgccacgGGAGGCTGGTCACCGTGCTGAGcatcgacggcggcggcgtgcgAGGGATCATCCCCGGCACCATCCTTGCGTTCCTTGAAAAAAAGCTTCAG GAGTTTGATGGACCGGACAAGAGGATCGCAGATTACTTCGACGTGGTCGCCGGGACGAGCACCGGAGGCCTGGTCGCCGCCATGCTCACCGCGCCCAACGCCGAGGGCCGCCCACTCTTCGCCGCCAAGGACATCAACAAGTTCTACCTCGAGCACTGCCCGAATATCTTCCCTGCCGTCTG CAAAGGACCTCTGGGCTTGTTCAAGAGCATGATGGGACCCAAGTACAACGGCGAGCACCTGCACTCGGTCGTGAAGGAGCTGCTCGGCGACACGCGAGTCAGTCAGACACTCAAGAGCATTGTCATCCCCACTTTCGACATCAAGCTCCTTCAGCCTACGATCTTCTCCACCTACGAC GCCAGGAGGGATGTCTCCAAGGATGCTCTTCTATCGGACGTCTGCATCAGTACGTCTGCCGCGCCGACCTACCTCCCCGGCCATCATTTCGAGACCAAGCACGAAAACGGCAAGACCCGGGCCTTCAACCTCATTGACGGAGGCGTCGCGGCTAACAATCCG ACCCTTGTGGCCATGACCCACGTAAGCAAGCAGATCCTAATGAAAAACCGACACTTTTTCCCTGTCAAGCCGGCGGAGTACGGCAAGTTCATGGTCCTTTCGTTGGGCACGGGCACCGCCAAGGTCGAAGAGAAGTTCGACGCTGCCAAGTGTAGCAAGTGGGGCCTTCTCGGGTGGCTCTACAAAGGGGGCACCACGCCGATCATCGACAGCTTCAGCCAAGCCAGCGCCGATCTCGTTGATATCCAGGCATCCGTGCTCTTCCAGGCGCTACACTGCGACTACGACAGGCGCTACCTCCGGATCCAGGACGATGAGCTCACGGGCGAAACGGCCTCCGTCGACGTGTCCACGATGGAGAACCTCAAAAGGCTCATCGATGTCGGCAAGGCGTTGCTGAAGAGGCAAGTGTGCAAGGTGAACATCGAGACAGGCAAGAATGAGCCCGACCTAGAGAGGGGCACTAACGAGGAGGAACTGACCCATTTCGCCCGCGTGTTGTCGGAAGAGCGCAAAGCCAGATCGACTTGCGGAGGTGGTTTTGAAACTTAG
- the LOC109786641 gene encoding uncharacterized protein, giving the protein MDAAAAAAQKRKRAEQEEEQAATDGLDVLDLRAAKRLLLGFERRLRDNLEARMKHPDDPARFADSELALHAETDRLRLLAGAPELFPDLVPLGLASSLSSLLTHDNADLAAAAASLLADLTDSDDPSDLAGVQALADALVDANALDLLVHNLSRLSEADPDEAEAVHHSLAVLENLIDLRPHLADLVCDRTKVLRWLLARVKARDFEANKQYASEILAILLQNSPANQKRLGQMNGVDGLLQAVAMYKSRDPRTTDEEEMLENLFDCLCCVLMPLGNKERFVKAEGVELMIIIMKQKKSAYSSAIRTLDFAMTRFPPACERFVDVLGLKTAFAAFMGKIPVNKKNKNESYQEELEERIISLVASLFGGITKGSRRIRLLGKFVENECEKIDRLMELYIRYSDRVKAETERFESLDLDDLEMDDDERYNRKLEAGLYTLQLVALILGHIWHSGNTQMRTRIELLLRQNKLTKDDVKEILQEYHDNIGDLDGPEEKEKAQGRTKEIIAALS; this is encoded by the exons atggacgccgccgccgccgccgcgcagaagcggaagcgggcggagcaggaggaggagcaggCGGCGACCGACGGGCTCGACGTGCTCGACCTGCGGGCGGCGAAGCGGCTGCTGCTGGGCTTCGAGCGCCGCCTCCGCGACAACCTCGAGGCCCGCATGAAGCACCCGGACGACCCGGCCCGGTTCGCCGACTCCGAGCTCGCTCTCCACGCCGAGACGGACCGGCTCCGCCTCCTTGCCGGCGCGCCGGAGCTCTTCCCCGACCTGGTCCCGCTCGGCctcgcctcctccctctcctcgcTCCTCACCCACGACAACGCCGACCtggccgccgcggccgcctcccTTCTTGCCGACCTCACCGACTCCGACGACCCCTCGGACCTCGCCGGGGTGCAGGCCCTCGCTGACGCGCTCGTCGACGCCAACGCGCTCGACCTGCTCGTGCACAACCTCTCGCGGCTCTCTGAGGCGGACCCCGACGAGGCCGAGGCGGTGCACCACTCCCTGGCCGTCCTCGAGAACCTCATCGACCTCCGCCCGCACCTCGCCGACCTCGTCTGCGATCGCACCAAGGTGCTCCGGTGGCTGCTGGCCCGCGTCAAGGCCCGCGACTTCGAGGCCAACAAGCAGTACGCCTCCGAGATCCTCGCCATCCTGCTGCAGAACAGCCCCGCCAACCAGAAGCGGCTTGGCCAGATGAACGGCGTCGACGGCCTGCTGCAGGCCGTCGCCATGTACAAGTCCAGGGACCCCAGGACCACCGACGAGGAGGAGATGCTTGAGAACCTCTTCGACTGCCTCTGCTGCGTGCTCATGCCGCTCGGGAACAAGGAGCGGTTCGTCAAGGCCGAGGGGGTCGAGCTCATGATCATTATCATGAAGCAGAAGAAGTCCGCCTACAGCTCCGCCATCAGGACGCTGGATTTCGCCATGACCAGGTTCCCGCCTGCCTGCGAGCGCTTTGTCGACGTGCTCGGGCTCAAGACTGCTTTTGCGGCGTTCATGGGTAAG ATTCCTGTGAacaagaaaaacaaaaatgagaGCTATCAGGAGGAGCTAGAAGAACGCATCATTTCACTAGTTGCTTCATTGTTTG GTGGTATCACGAAAGGTTCACGAAGGATCAGGTTACTAGGCAAATTTGTTGAGAACGAATGCGAAAAGATAGACCGTCTGATGGAGCTATACATACG GTATTCAGACAGAGTGAAAGCTGAGACCGAAAGGTTCGAAAGCCTCGATTTAGATGATTTAGAG ATGGACGATGATGAGCGGTACAACCGGAAACTTGAAGCTGGGCTTTACACGCTTCAG CTAGTGGCGCTTATTCTTGGGCATATCTGGCACTCCGG GAACACACAGATGAGAACAAGAATAGAGTTGCTCCTGAGACAGAACAAGCTGACAAAGGATGATGTCAAGGAGATACTTCAG GAGTACCACGACAACATCGGGGACCTGGATGGGCCGGAAGAGAAGGAGAAGGCGCAAGGGCGGACCAAGGAAATCATAGCCGCGTTGTCGTGA
- the LOC109786644 gene encoding probable protein phosphatase 2C 58 has translation MGVYLSTPKTEKLSEDGENDQLKFGLSSMQGWRASMEDAHSALLDIDEDTSFFGVFDGHGGKVVAKFCAKYLHREVLKSEVYLAGDLGAAVHGAFFRMDEMMRGQRGWRELQALGDKINQFTGMIEGLIWSPRGSDSNDRHDDWAFEEGPHSDFSGPTCGSTACVAMIRNSQLVVANAGDSRCVISRNGQAYNLSRDHKPELEAERERILKAGGYIQMGRVNGTINLSRAIGDMEFKQNKFLSPDKQMLTANPDVNTVELCDDDDFLVLACDGIWDCMSSQQLVDFIHEHLKTESSLSAVCEKVLDRCLAPSTLGGEGCDNMTMILVQFKKPIDHGKNASAGEQSAVGDKNVSAGEQSTAEDKNASASDQSAVEDKNASAGGQSAVGDKNASAGGQSPGDIEQSANEEKNS, from the exons ATGGGAGTTTACCTTAGTACCCCCAAAACTGAGAAGCTATCTGAAGATGGGGAAAATGATCAACTTAAATTTGGACTTTCATCTATGCAAGGGTGGCGTGCGAGTATGGAAGATGCT CATTCAGCCTTGCTAGATATCGATGAGGACACATCATTCTTCGGTGTTTTTGATGGACATGGAG GAAAAGTGGTTGCCAAATTCTGTGCAAAATATCTACACAGGGAAGTTCTCAAAAGCGAAGTTTATTTAGCTGGTGACCTGGGAGCTGCTGTCCATGGAGCTTTCTTCAG AATGGATGAGATGATGCGGGGTCAAAGAGGCTGGCGAGAACTACAGGCACTTGGAGATAAAATAAACCAGTTTACTGGCATGATAGAAGGGCTGATCTGGTCTCCGAGAGGCAGTGATTCAAATGATCGACATGATGATTGGGCTTTTGAGGAG GGACCTCACTCTGATTTTAGCGGGCCAACCTGCGGGAGTACAGCCTGTGTTGCAATGATAAGGAATAGTCAACTTGTTGTGGCAAACGCCGGAGATTCCCGCTGTGTTATCTCAAGGAATGGCCAG GCATACAATTTATCAAGAGATCACAAACCAGAGCTTGAAGCAGAGAGAGAACGGATATTGAAAGCAGGGGGTTACATCCAAATGGGACGAGTAAATGGAACTATAAACTTGTCAAGAGCAATTG GAGATATGGAATTTAAACAGAATAAATTCTTGTCTCCTGATAAGCAAATGTTGACAGCAAACCCTGATGTAAACACT GTCGAGCTTTGTGATGATGATGACTTTCTTGTTTTAGCATGTGATGGCATTTG GGACTGCATGTCGAGCCAACAGCTAGTCGATTTCATCCATGAGCACCTAAAGACA GAGAGCAGCCTTTCTGCAGTGTGTGAAAAGGTGCTCGATAGATGCCTGGCTCCATCAACATTAGGTGGAGAAGGATGCGACAACATGACGATGATCCTAGTGCAGTTCAAGAAGCCAATTGACCATGGCAAAAATGCCAGTGCTGGTGAACAATCAGCTGTTGGGGATAAGAATGTAAGTGCTGGTGAACAATCAACGGCCGAGGATAAGAATGCTAGTGCTAGCGATCAATCAGCTGTCGAGGACAAGAATGCTAGTGCTGGTGGACAATCAGCTGTCGGGGACAAGAATGCTAGTGCTGGAGGACAATCGCCTGGTGACATAGAACAGTC CGCGAACGAGGAGAAGAACTCGTGA